From the genome of Glycine max cultivar Williams 82 chromosome 2, Glycine_max_v4.0, whole genome shotgun sequence, one region includes:
- the LOC100805536 gene encoding uncharacterized protein, with translation MAFCSPKFLSLLLLLSAIPIGIIVTLERAKPATHVYHYHSNGWFRECAKWDSHNRRFIVSFFEGGLGQVLLPEKDYESSPPLEEVTVVKETHLAGNASLGIAIDAPRNRVLVVNADVIGNRYGALAAYDLSTWNRLFLTQLSAPSDEKSFADDVAVDAEGNAYVTDAKGNKIWKVGVEGKLISIIRNPLFTSKEWYKNLVGLNGIVYHPDGFLIVIHTFSGNLFKIDLTKGEEVKIIKLKEGTLSFGDGLELLSPTKLVVAGNPSGRLVESTDGWNTASVVGTFSGPKHRLATAATVKDGKVYLNHMVGIGYPKKKHAIVEAVF, from the exons ATGGCTTTCTGTTCTCCAAAATTCCTCAGCCTCCTCCTCCTACTCTCTGCCATACCCATCGGAATCATCGTCACTCTAGAGCGAGCCAAACCCGCCACCCACGTCTACCACTACCACAGTAACGGCTGGTTCCGAGAATGCGCCAAGTGGGATTCTCATAACCGCCGcttcattgtttccttcttcGAAGGTGGTCTTGGTCAGGTTTTGCTGCCGGAGAAGGATTATGAGTCATCGCCGCCGTTGGAGGAAGTCACGGTGGTCAAAGAGACCCACTTGGCCGGAAATGCCTCCTTGGGCATCGCCATTGACGCACCTAGAAATCGAGTCCTCGTCGTTAACGCTGACGTGATCGGTAATCGATACGGCGCGCTTGCAGCATATGATCTCTCCACCTGGAATCGCCTCTTTTTAACCCAACTTAGCGCTCCCA GTGATGAGAAATCATTCGCAGATGATGTTGCAGTTGATGCAGAAGGCAATGCCTATGTTACAGATGCAAAAGGCAATAAAATCTGGAAAGTTGGGGTGGAAGGGAAGCTTATATCAATCATTAGAAACCCACTGTTTACTTCAAAAGAGTGGTATAAGAACTTGGTTGGGCTAAATGGAATAGTTTATCACCCAGATGGGTTCCTGATTGTGATTCACACTTTCAGCGGCAATTTGTTTAAGATTGATTTAACAAAAGGAGAGGAAGTGAAGATAATAAAGTTAAAGGAAGGGACCCTTTCTTTTGGAGATGGTTTAGAACTGTTGTCTCCCACTAAGCTTGTAGTTGCTGGAAATCCTTCTGGAAGATTAGTGGAGAGCACTGATGGGTGGAACACAGCTTCTGTTGTGGGAACATTCTCAGGGCCTAAGCATCGCTTGGCCACAGCAGCAACTGTGAAGGACGGGAAGGTGTATCTGAACCATATGGTTGGAATTGGATACCCAAAAAAGAAGCATGCAATTGTTGAGGCAGTTTTTTAA
- the LOC100526898 gene encoding cytochrome c oxidase subunit 5C-2: MAGPRIAHATLKGPSVVKEIIIGITLGLAAGSVWKMHHWNEQRKTRTFYDLLEKGEISVVAEEQ; encoded by the coding sequence ATGGCTGGTCCAAGGATTGCCCATGCTACCTTGAAAGGTCCGAGTGTGGTTAAGGAGATAATAATTGGAATAACACTTGGCTTAGCTGCTGGTAGCGTGTGGAAGATGCACCACTGGAATGAACAGAGGAAAACCAGGACCTTCTACGATTTACTGGAAAAGGGTGAGATCAGTGTTGTTGCAGAGGAACAGTGA
- the LOC100812118 gene encoding calvin cycle protein CP12-1, chloroplastic encodes MATIATSGVSLSSPSTVLAMKSDSAQKAQAMSFPALFRPIQKWPGLVKARPVWATPEKISEKVEESIKSAEEACSGAGGDAECAAAWDEVEELSAAASHAREKQKQSDPLENYCKDNPETDECRTYDN; translated from the coding sequence ATGGCAACAATAGCTACTAGTGGTGTGAGTCTTTCAAGCCCTAGCACAGTACTTGCTATGAAATCAGACTCAGCACAAAAGGCCCAGGCCATGAGCTTCCCAGCTCTGTTCAGGCCCATTCAAAAGTGGCCCGGTTTGGTGAAGGCCCGGCCCGTTTGGGCCACGCCGGAGAAGATATCGGAGAAGGTGGAGGAGAGCATCAAGAGCGCGGAGGAGGCGTGCTCGGGAGCTGGCGGCGACGCAGAGTGCGCGGCGGCGTGGGACGAGGTGGAGGAGCTGAGCGCGGCGGCGAGCCACGCCAGGGAGAAGCAGAAGCAATCTGACCCGCTCGAGAACTACTGCAAGGACAACCCGGAGACCGATGAGTGCCGCACCTATGATAACTGA
- the BZIP60 gene encoding bZIP transcription factor bZIP60: MASIQRPASSGSSEGGDPVMYERKRKRMESNRESARRSRMKKQKQLEDLTDEVSRLEGENARLAPSIKVKEEAYVEMEAANDILRAQTMELADRLRFLNSIIEIADEVGGESFEIPQIPDPLFMPWQIPHPMMATPPDMFFHGNEGLFA, translated from the coding sequence ATGGCTTCGATTCAACGCCCGGCGAGTTCGGGATCGTCGGAGGGAGGAGATCCGGTGATGTACGAGAGGAAGAGGAAGCGTATGGAGTCGAACCGCGAGTCCGCCCGGCGATCGCGGATGAAGAAGCAGAAGCAGCTCGAAGACCTAACCGACGAAGTGAGCCGATTGGAAGGCGAGAACGCGCGTTTGGCGCCGAGCATAAAAGTGAAGGAGGAAGCGTACGTTGAGATGGAGGCCGCCAACGACATCCTCAGAGCACAGACCATGGAACTCGCCGACCGGTTAAGGTTTCTGAACTCCATTATTGAGATCGCCGATGAGGTCGGCGGCGAATCCTTCGAGATTCCGCAGATTCCGGACCCTCTCTTCATGCCCTGGCAGATCCCCCACCCTATGATGGCAACGCCGCCTGACATGTTCTTCCATGGAAATGAAGGCCTGTTTGCTTGA
- the LE1 gene encoding lectin precursor, which produces MATSKLKTQNVVVSLSLTLTLVLVLLTSKANSAETVSFSWNKFVPKQPNMILQGDAIVTSSGKLQLNKVDENGTPKPSSLGRALYSTPIHIWDKETGSVASFAASFNFTFYAPDTKRLADGLAFFLAPIDTKPQTHAGYLGLFNENESGDQVVAVEFDTFRNSWDPPNPHIGINVNSIRSIKTTSWDLANNKVAKVLITYDASTSLLVASLVYPSQRTSNILSDVVDLKTSLPEWVRIGFSAATGLDIPGESHDVLSWSFASNLPHASSNIDPLDLTSFVLHEAI; this is translated from the coding sequence ATGGCTACTTCAAAGTTGAAAACCCAGAATGTGGTTGTATCTCTCTCCCTAACCTTAACCTTGGTACTGGTGCTACTGACCAGCAAGGCAAACTCAGCGGAAACTGTTTCTTTCAGCTGGAACAAGTTCGTGCCGAAGCAACCAAACATGATCCTCCAAGGAGACGCTATTGTGACCTCCTCGGGAAAGTTACAACTCAATAAGGTTGACGAAAACGGCACCCCAAAACCCTCGTCTCTTGGTCGCGCCCTCTACTCCACCCCCATCCACATTTGGGACAAAGAAACCGGTAGCGTTGCCAGCTTCGCCGCTTCCTTCAACTTCACCTTCTATGCCCCTGACACAAAAAGGCTTGCAGATGGGCTTGCCTTCTTTCTCGCACCAATTGACACTAAGCCACAAACACATGCAGGTTATCTTGGTCTTTTCAACGAAAACGAGTCTGGTGATCAAGTCGTCGCTGTTGAGTTTGACACTTTCCGGAACTCTTGGGATCCACCAAATCCACACATCGGAATTAACGTCAATTCTATCAGATCCATCAAAACGACGTCTTGGGATTTGGCCAACAATAAAGTAGCCAAGGTTCTCATTACCTATGATGCCTCCACCAGCCTCTTGGTTGCTTCTTTGGTCTACCCTTCACAGAGAACCAGCAATATCCTCTCCGATGTGGTCGATTTGAAGACTTCTCTTCCCGAGTGGGTGAGGATAGGGTTCTCTGCTGCCACGGGACTCGACATACCTGGGGAATCGCATGACGTGCTTTCTTGGTCTTTTGCTTCCAATTTGCCACACGCTAGCAGTAACATTGATCCTTTGGATCTTACAAGCTTTGTGTTGCATGAGGCCATCTAA